The nucleotide window CAGCCGCCAATGCGCGCCTGCGGCGGTCCCGCTCGTCCATTGGTAGTCCGGAAGGCAGTACGACAATTCGCAACAGGAGACAGCCATGCGATCCACCTTCATCGGAAAGTCCCTTTCCAAGCTCTACGTCCAGGTCCTGATTGCCATCGTGGCCGGCATCGCGCTGGGCCACTTCATGCCCGACCTCGGGGCCCAGCTGAAACCCCTGGGCGACCTCTTCATCAAGCTGATCAAGATGCTGCTGGCGCCGATCATCTTCGCCTCCATCGTGGTCGGCATCGCCCGCATGAACAATGTGCACGAAGCGGGCCGCGTCGGCATCAAGGCGGTACTGTATTTCGAGGTTGCCTCCACGCTCGCGCTGGCCATCGGGCTGGTCGTCGTCAACGTCTTCCAGCCCGGTGTCGGGATGAATATCGACCCCGCGCACATCGACGGTTCATCGGTCGAGACCTACGCCAAGCGGGCGGAACAGCAGGGCGGCGCATTCGATTTCATCCTGAACATGGTGCCGAATAGCGTGGTGGGGGCGTTCGCCGCCGGCGAAATGCTGCCGATCATCTTCTTCTCGCTGCTGTTCGCCATCGCGCTGGCCCGCGCCGGCAAGCCGGTCGAACCGTTCGTCGACATGCTCGACCAGTTCCTGCAGGGGATGTTCGGCGTCGTGCGCATCGCCATGGTTGTCGCGCCGCTGGGGGCCTTCGGCGGCATGGCCTTCACCGTGGGCAAATACGGTATCGGCACGCTGGCGTCCTTCGGCCAGCTGATCCTGTGCCTGTACCTGACCTCCGCCGTCTTCATCGTGGTGGGGCTGGGCATCGTCATGCGTGCGTGCGGCCTGTCGCTGTTCAAGTTCATGCGCTACATCAAGGACGAGCTGCTGGTCACGCTCGGCACCGCGTCGACCGAAGCGGTGCTGCCGCAAATGCTCGTCAAGCTGGAAAAGCTGGGCATTCCCAAGCCGGTCGTGGGGCTGGTACTGCCGACCGGCTATGCCTTCAATGCCGATGGCACGGCGATCTACCTGACGATGGCATCGATCTTCATCGCCCAGGCCATGAACATCGACCTGACGCTGTGGGACCAGCTGGTGCTGCTCGGCGTGCTGCTGTTCACCTCGAAAGGCTCGGCCGGTGTCGCCGGTGCCGGCTTCGTCGCACTGGCGGCCACGCTGGCCTCGATGCACAAGATTCCGGTCGAAGGGCTGGTGCTGCTGCTCGGTGTCGACCGGTTCCTGAACGAAGCCCGCGCGGTGACGAACCTGGTGGGCAACGGCGTCGCCACGGTGGTGGTGGCGCGCTGGGAGAAGGCCATCGACATGCGGCAGGCCAGGGCCGTTCTCGATCGCGGCGCGGCATTCGGCGAGGAGCAGCCGGTACCGGTGCTGGAACCGGTCGCGCCTGTTGCGCGGATGCAGAAGTGAGCTACGCCGCTGCCTGTGCAGGGGCACGCCGCGCCATCAGGTACTGACAGTTCGCCATGTCGAGCATGCGCCGCAGGTCCGCCCGGAGCGGTATCGCCGACATGGCGGCGCGGCTGGTGCCGGCATCGGCGTAGACCGGGACGACCGCAGGCGCTGAACCTGCGGCGGCGCCGGCGCCCCATTGCAGTCAATCTTCGACCGCGGCCCCGCAGCCGCGGTCATTTTTTTTGGGCGCGGTCCGCGCAAAGTTCCCTTCCCGAACGCTGTCACATCCATTCCTGGTACGGGTTTGTGCGCCGCCCGGCAATACGCCAGGGGAAGTAGTGCAATTTTGCAACTATTATTGTATCGTTATCAAAATAATAAATTTCTCTTGCGGCATGATTTTTGCTAAAATGCAAATTGGTGAGATTACCTTTGCCCATTCCTGCCCGGCGTCGTCGAAGCTGTCGTAATTTCATTACAAATATCTGCCGTGGGTGACTATTAGTGAGAAATGTCTGTAGGGATACGTTTACAATATCCCCCGTTTACCCGCTTGGCGGGCTCATCAGTATCAGGAGGAGACGTGTCACCCCCGGTTCATGACGCGGCGTTCGCGATCTCCCGCCTCTCGGCAGAATTCACCGACAGGACGATCGAAGCGCATTTCAGCCATCACCTGCTGCCGCAGACCAAGGAACAGCTGCGCACCACGCTGCTGTTCTGTGCCGCCGTTTACCTTGTCTTTGCAATCACCGACGTGCTGGCGCTGGGACTTTCGCCGCTGTCGCTGATGCTGTTCGGCTGCCGTGCCGCGGTCGCCGTGGTGGCGGTCGCCAGTTGCGTCACCAATCACCTGCATCCGCATTCGGTCGGCCGGGTCTACCTGACGGCAAGCGTCACCGAGATCGTCGGCATGCTGGCCTTCGCGCCGATCGTGCTGGCAAGGCCGGCCGAGCTATCCTGGCACGCGATGTCGATGGGGCTGATGGTGCTCGTGGTGTACCTGTACATTCCGAACCGGCTGCTGTACGCGCTGGCCATCGGCGTGATCTCCACGCTCGTGTTCATCGCCGTCGCGCTGGTCACGGGCCGCCTGACCGGGCAGGAACAGCTGACGATGGTCATGCTGCTGTCGCTGGCGAACTGCTTCGGCTTCATCGCCGCGCGCCGCTACAACATCATCCGGCGCGAGGAGTTCCGCGTGCAGTCGGTGCTTAAGAACCTGTCCGAGCGCGATCCGCTGACGGGCTGCCACAACCGGCGCTACCTGCAGCAGGAGCTGCTGAACATGGAGCTGTCGCGGGCGCGCCGCTTCCGCCTCAGCGTCGCCGTGATCGCCTGCGACATCGACTACTTCAAGTCCGTCAACGACACCTATGGCCACGCGGCGGGCGACCGGGTACTGGTGGCATTCGCCACGCTGCTGCGCGGGATGATCCGGGAGAACGTGGATAACCTGATCCGCTTCGGCGGCGAGGAATTCCTGCTGGTGCTGCCCGAAACCGACCTGGCCGGCGCGGTGCACCTGGCCGAGCGGATGCGCGCCGCGCTGTCCACCATGACCACCGAGACCACGCCCGGCAAGTCGGTCGGCGTGACGGCCAGCTTCGGTGTCACGTCGGTCAACTTCGCCAACGTCGCCGCCCGCTTCCCGCAGGAAGCCGTGATCGAGCTGGCCGACCAGCTGCTGTACGCCGCCAAGCGCGACGGCCGCAACACCGTCAAGGCGCTGGAATTCTACGGCCGGCCCGGCCTGCACGTGGCCAGCCGGGCGGTCGGCTGAAGCCTATTCACCCCTGCATCAGCCCGTGTCATGGTGCCTGACCCCGTGACACGGGCTCGTCATTTATCCATGCATCAGCTCGTGTCATGGTGCCTGGCCCCCTGACACGGGCTCGTCATTGATCCATGCATCAGCTTGTGTCATGGTGCCTGACCCCGTGACACGGGCTCGTCATTGATCCATGCATCAGCTCGTGTCATGGTGCCTGCCCCCCTGTCACGGCCCTAGCCCATAGGTGCTTGGTGAAAGTTGCATCCTGCTGGCTGACCGACCTCATCGCTGGCGATCGGTGCGATGCTAACGTAGGTAGATGGGCCGACCGACACGACATCAATTCGCTGGGGCGATTTACCACATCACTACGCGTGGCAATCGTCGGGCACACATATTTGCCGACGATATCGACAAGCAGATCTGGTACCGCATACTTTGCGAAACCGCGAGCCGCTTCCAACTGGTGGTATATGGCGTGTGCCTGATGCCCAACCATTTTCATCTGCTTTTTGAAACGCCGGATGCGAATCTCTCCTCGGCGATGCAATACCTGAACGGTAAATATGCGCACAAGTTCAACTGGCGGCATGGGCTTACCGGCCACCTGTTCCAGGGACGATTCGGTGACACCCATGTCGTTCGGCAGGAACATCTGCTCGAACTGCTGCGTTACATCGTGCTCAACCCCGTTCGTGCCGCACTGGTCGAGCATCCGGACGAATGGCCGTGGAGCTCCCACGTTTATCTGAGCGGATTTCACGAGGCGCCTCCATGGCTGAACGTGGACTGGGCACTCGATCAGTTTTCAGGCGCAACCATGTTGGCGAAAAAGCTGGCATATCGCGTGTTCGTCGATGCCCGCATTCCGTTGAGTAAGCGGCGATATTACGCCCGGCCGGAAGTGATCGAACGGATTCACGAAATACCCTCGATTCCGACGCTTGAACAGTTCGCGCGCTTGCATCTGGACAGGAGCATGGCGGTAGCCGCCGCATGGGCATGCGGCGGCTATTCCCGCGACCAGATCGCTCGGTATTTCGGCATTTCCACGAGAACTGTCAGCAGGATGACGCGCACGACAGCGTGTTGATGACGTCATTGCTCCAGTGCGCTGAGTGCGTGTCAGCGTGCCTGGGAGGAGCTGTGCCTTGCAAGGCATCGCCGCATTGCAGGCAAGAGCGGTGCTCCTCGAAGGTGCAGCCTTCCATGGCTGCGCCGTTCCGCAGGCGCAGAACAGTGCTCTGCGAAACCCCTGCGCCTCCCCCTGCAATGCCCCATGACAGGACCTGAGCAAGCGCTTACGGCCTGAGCAATAGTTCACGGCTGAGCCCGTGTCAGCGTGCCTGACCCCCTGACACGGCCTGAGCAATAGTTCACGGCTGAGTTCGTGTCAGCGTGCCTGACCCCTTGACACGGCCTGAGCAATAGTTCACGGCTGAGTTCGTGTCAGCGTGCCTGACCCCTTGACACGGCCTGAGCAATAGTTCACGGCTGAGTTCGTGTCAGCGTGCCTGACCCCCTGACACGGCCTGAGCAATAGTTCACGGCTGAGTTCGTGTCAGCGTGCCCGGAGGGAGCGATGCCTTGCAAGGCATCGCCGCATTGCAGGCAAGGAGCGGTGCTCCTTGAAACACCTGCAATGCCCCCATGACACGAGCTCGGCCGTGAGGATCAGTAGCTGGTCAACGCGCTTGGCTGCCCGCCCTTGAAGGTGTAGATGGTTACCGGCGAGGCCTTCATGTCGCCCTTTGCGTCGAAGGCGTAGGTGCCCGCCACGCCCTGGTAGGAACCGGCGGAAATCGCGGCGCCCACCTTCGCGGGTTCGACGGAACTCGTCTGCTGCATGGCCTGGGCGAACAGGTGGACGGCGTCGTAGTACGAGGCGGCGTACACGTCCGGCTCGGCATTGAAGCGCTTCTTGAATTTCGCCTTGAAACCGGGGCCGCTGGCGGCCTTGTCGAGCAGGGCGCCGCCCTGCGAGCACAGCACGTTGGCACCCACGGCATCGCCGCCCAGCTTGCCCATCTCGGCGGTGCAGATCGTGTCGCCCCCCAGCAGCTTCGCCTTGATGCCCAGCTGCCGGATCTGGCGCGCCATCGGGCCGCCCTGTGGCGCATAGCCGCCGAAGAAG belongs to Pseudoduganella albidiflava and includes:
- the dctA gene encoding C4-dicarboxylate transporter DctA is translated as MRSTFIGKSLSKLYVQVLIAIVAGIALGHFMPDLGAQLKPLGDLFIKLIKMLLAPIIFASIVVGIARMNNVHEAGRVGIKAVLYFEVASTLALAIGLVVVNVFQPGVGMNIDPAHIDGSSVETYAKRAEQQGGAFDFILNMVPNSVVGAFAAGEMLPIIFFSLLFAIALARAGKPVEPFVDMLDQFLQGMFGVVRIAMVVAPLGAFGGMAFTVGKYGIGTLASFGQLILCLYLTSAVFIVVGLGIVMRACGLSLFKFMRYIKDELLVTLGTASTEAVLPQMLVKLEKLGIPKPVVGLVLPTGYAFNADGTAIYLTMASIFIAQAMNIDLTLWDQLVLLGVLLFTSKGSAGVAGAGFVALAATLASMHKIPVEGLVLLLGVDRFLNEARAVTNLVGNGVATVVVARWEKAIDMRQARAVLDRGAAFGEEQPVPVLEPVAPVARMQK
- a CDS encoding GGDEF domain-containing protein — encoded protein: MSPPVHDAAFAISRLSAEFTDRTIEAHFSHHLLPQTKEQLRTTLLFCAAVYLVFAITDVLALGLSPLSLMLFGCRAAVAVVAVASCVTNHLHPHSVGRVYLTASVTEIVGMLAFAPIVLARPAELSWHAMSMGLMVLVVYLYIPNRLLYALAIGVISTLVFIAVALVTGRLTGQEQLTMVMLLSLANCFGFIAARRYNIIRREEFRVQSVLKNLSERDPLTGCHNRRYLQQELLNMELSRARRFRLSVAVIACDIDYFKSVNDTYGHAAGDRVLVAFATLLRGMIRENVDNLIRFGGEEFLLVLPETDLAGAVHLAERMRAALSTMTTETTPGKSVGVTASFGVTSVNFANVAARFPQEAVIELADQLLYAAKRDGRNTVKALEFYGRPGLHVASRAVG
- a CDS encoding REP-associated tyrosine transposase translates to MGRPTRHQFAGAIYHITTRGNRRAHIFADDIDKQIWYRILCETASRFQLVVYGVCLMPNHFHLLFETPDANLSSAMQYLNGKYAHKFNWRHGLTGHLFQGRFGDTHVVRQEHLLELLRYIVLNPVRAALVEHPDEWPWSSHVYLSGFHEAPPWLNVDWALDQFSGATMLAKKLAYRVFVDARIPLSKRRYYARPEVIERIHEIPSIPTLEQFARLHLDRSMAVAAAWACGGYSRDQIARYFGISTRTVSRMTRTTAC